One stretch of Methanococcus voltae PS DNA includes these proteins:
- a CDS encoding deoxyuridine 5'-triphosphate nucleotidohydrolase, whose amino-acid sequence MIMGANISKEFFENLDEKQVQQCGIDLKVGTISKLNGTGCIDYSNNDRVLPEYVEIFDSEKDEYIDLEPGVYIVKVADKMSIPEDMAGFAYPRSTLIRMGATLYTAVHDPGYIGYPAYALHVINPLRIKKYARIAQVVFVATKDSNGTYEGIYKNK is encoded by the coding sequence ATGATAATGGGCGCAAACATCTCTAAAGAGTTTTTTGAAAATTTAGACGAAAAACAAGTTCAACAATGCGGTATAGATTTAAAAGTAGGCACTATTTCTAAATTAAACGGTACTGGTTGTATAGATTATTCAAATAACGATAGAGTATTACCAGAATACGTTGAAATTTTCGATTCTGAAAAAGATGAATACATAGATTTAGAACCAGGTGTTTATATTGTTAAAGTAGCAGATAAAATGAGCATACCTGAAGATATGGCGGGCTTTGCATATCCTAGAAGTACATTAATTCGAATGGGTGCAACACTCTACACCGCAGTTCACGACCCAGGATATATCGGATATCCTGCCTATGCTTTGCACGTAATCAATCCATTAAGGATTAAAAAGTATGCAAGAATTGCACAGGTCGTATTTGTTGCTACAAAAGATTCAAACGGAACTTACGAAGGAATTTATAAAAATAAATAA
- the afpA gene encoding archaeoflavoprotein AfpA, which yields MVRIAWGITGCGDKIEDIVKTMVELKEEYPSLEVHVYYSQNARMVLSLYNLLDLLKENFEKVLPEANANAPFLPGKLQTGKYDAFLVAPVTANSTAKIAYGIADTLITNSVAQGAKARVPILMYPPDNRLGEIDTIIPDGRTIKLHLRDVDYKNVATIRQMEEIDVLDSVSEIKPALKDLFEKLENKDNGE from the coding sequence ATGGTTAGAATTGCATGGGGAATAACCGGTTGTGGCGATAAGATAGAAGATATTGTGAAGACGATGGTTGAGTTAAAGGAGGAATACCCTAGTCTTGAGGTACACGTGTATTACTCTCAAAATGCAAGAATGGTATTAAGCCTCTATAATTTACTTGATTTATTAAAAGAAAACTTTGAAAAAGTACTACCTGAGGCAAATGCAAATGCTCCATTTTTACCAGGTAAATTGCAAACTGGAAAATATGATGCGTTTTTAGTGGCTCCTGTAACTGCAAATTCAACTGCAAAAATAGCCTACGGTATTGCAGACACTTTAATAACGAATTCAGTTGCTCAAGGGGCAAAGGCAAGAGTCCCTATACTTATGTACCCTCCGGATAATAGGCTGGGGGAAATAGATACAATCATACCTGACGGTAGAACAATAAAATTACACCTTAGGGATGTAGACTATAAAAATGTAGCAACAATAAGACAGATGGAAGAAATAGACGTTTTAGATTCTGTAAGTGAAATAAAGCCTGCTTTAAAGGATTTATTTGAAAAATTAGAAAATAAAGATAATGGCGAATAA
- a CDS encoding flavodoxin family protein, which yields MKILGISGSPRLEGTDFAVQHALTYLSDKCKTNGIECETKYITVARKELNFCIHCDHCIRKKQGCVHKDSMQEVYEALQWADGIIMGTPCYNGNVSGQLKTVMDRCRALFAMELHAIRDKYGMGISVGGDRNGGQEVALKTIHDFYILNGALPVSGGSFGSNLGATFWSRDLGREGVENDTEGARVLKRTLNKFYNELSKK from the coding sequence TTGAAAATTTTAGGTATTAGTGGAAGCCCAAGATTAGAAGGGACTGATTTTGCAGTACAACATGCTTTAACCTATTTGTCTGACAAGTGTAAAACTAACGGAATAGAATGTGAAACTAAATATATAACCGTAGCAAGAAAGGAATTAAATTTCTGTATACATTGCGACCATTGTATAAGAAAAAAACAGGGTTGCGTTCACAAAGACAGTATGCAGGAAGTTTATGAAGCGTTACAATGGGCAGACGGTATAATTATGGGTACCCCTTGCTATAATGGGAATGTATCAGGACAGTTAAAAACAGTAATGGACAGATGCAGAGCTTTATTTGCAATGGAACTTCATGCAATACGTGATAAGTACGGAATGGGTATTTCAGTAGGAGGGGATAGAAATGGAGGTCAGGAAGTGGCTTTAAAAACCATTCATGATTTTTACATCTTAAATGGTGCTTTACCCGTTAGTGGCGGTTCTTTTGGCTCTAATTTAGGGGCTACATTTTGGTCACGTGATTTAGGGCGTGAAGGCGTCGAGAATGATACTGAAGGTGCGAGAGTTTTAAAAAGAACGTTAAATAAATTCTATAATGAATTGAGTAAAAAGTAG
- a CDS encoding ABC transporter ATP-binding protein — translation MLKTENLTVGYANSEVLTDVNLNVHKNEILCIIGPNGAGKSTLLKTIATYLTPKKGAVYINSSKIHNLKPSQLAKEMAVVLTDRINPANMTGYDVISIGRHPYTGLLGRLSKKDKEIIMHSAKLVNATKLLEKNFFEMSDGERQKIMIARALAQEPEILILDEPTSFLDANHKIELTLLLRKLSKKNIAIIVTLHDIELALRIADKMALVKDNKILAYGFPEDIMTTETVNYLYGLTEANYNEQIGYFELKNNYNQELTSEINLEVNSEVNSDLGLNKTGSEFDTNDVLLPKKVFITCGGGTGAKALRYFKKNGYDITVGILHENDIDYAISKTMEVNIISEKSFSNISGETFENAKKQLLNCDMFVYSNFPVGEINQKNNELVEFAKSQDIKIIKFDGSIDSLQNL, via the coding sequence ATGTTAAAAACGGAAAATTTAACTGTAGGATATGCTAATTCGGAAGTACTAACGGATGTAAATTTAAACGTACATAAAAATGAAATATTGTGTATTATAGGACCTAACGGGGCGGGAAAATCTACACTTTTAAAAACAATTGCAACCTACTTGACGCCAAAAAAAGGAGCAGTATATATAAACAGTTCAAAAATCCACAACTTAAAGCCTTCGCAACTTGCAAAAGAAATGGCGGTAGTTTTAACAGACAGGATTAATCCGGCAAATATGACTGGTTACGATGTAATTTCTATCGGTAGACACCCATACACGGGTTTATTGGGTAGATTAAGCAAAAAAGACAAAGAAATAATAATGCACAGTGCAAAACTTGTGAATGCAACCAAATTACTTGAAAAGAACTTTTTCGAGATGAGTGACGGGGAGCGTCAAAAAATAATGATTGCAAGAGCTCTTGCACAGGAGCCGGAAATATTGATACTTGACGAGCCTACGAGTTTTTTAGACGCTAATCACAAAATAGAACTTACTTTACTACTTAGAAAGTTATCCAAAAAGAATATAGCTATTATAGTTACTTTACACGACATAGAACTTGCCTTAAGAATTGCCGACAAAATGGCACTCGTTAAAGATAATAAAATACTTGCTTACGGTTTCCCAGAGGATATAATGACCACTGAAACTGTAAATTATCTCTATGGATTAACTGAGGCAAATTATAATGAACAAATTGGTTATTTCGAATTAAAAAATAATTATAATCAGGAATTAACTTCAGAAATAAATTTGGAAGTAAATTCGGAAGTAAATTCGGATTTAGGGTTAAACAAAACTGGTTCAGAATTTGATACAAATGATGTATTGCTACCTAAAAAAGTTTTTATAACTTGTGGTGGTGGAACAGGCGCAAAAGCTTTGAGATACTTTAAGAAAAACGGTTATGATATTACAGTAGGTATTTTACACGAAAATGATATTGATTATGCGATATCTAAGACAATGGAAGTAAATATAATTTCTGAAAAATCATTTTCAAATATCTCTGGTGAAACGTTTGAAAATGCCAAAAAACAGTTGTTAAATTGTGATATGTTTGTATATTCTAATTTCCCAGTCGGGGAAATTAATCAAAAAAATAATGAATTAGTTGAATTTGCAAAATCGCAAGATATTAAAATTATAAAATTTGACGGTTCGATAGATTCGTTACAAAATTTATAA
- a CDS encoding SufB/SufD family protein: MNQKIKEAKVKAEKFKDVPAPFGEDIDFNDYPTPAPTNREVESLKEIDEDEKIALSKVGIDINEKSTSGSYVQVNNEPIYSKMYKNIEIMPITEAFKKHELSEYYWNVVDIKDKYAARVENELSEGYFIYAPKGVKETIPLQTCLLIGKEDVSQNVHNIIIVEEGAELNVITGCTTSPHVKSGLHLGVSEFYIKKGGKLTYTMIHNWGENVHVRPRTGVKLEEDAVFINNYVTTMPVKSIQSYPTAYCEGDNSKATFQTIVYGSGKSKYDMGSRVVLNGKGSSADMISRVIAVDESEIVSRGHLVGAEKEVKGHLECRGLILSKEGRILAVPELEATETDLDLSHEAAVGKIAEDQLIYLMSRGLTEDEATSLIIKGFLSVDITGLPEELAKSVKNMMDMTLENAM, translated from the coding sequence ATGAATCAAAAAATAAAAGAAGCTAAAGTCAAAGCAGAGAAGTTTAAAGACGTTCCCGCACCATTTGGGGAAGATATAGATTTCAATGATTATCCAACACCTGCTCCTACAAATAGGGAAGTTGAATCATTGAAAGAAATCGATGAAGATGAAAAGATAGCACTTTCAAAAGTAGGAATCGATATAAATGAAAAAAGTACATCTGGTTCATACGTTCAAGTTAACAACGAACCGATATACTCAAAAATGTACAAAAATATCGAAATAATGCCTATTACTGAAGCATTTAAAAAGCATGAATTAAGCGAATACTATTGGAATGTAGTAGATATTAAGGATAAATACGCTGCAAGAGTAGAGAATGAATTATCAGAAGGTTATTTCATCTACGCACCAAAAGGCGTAAAAGAAACTATACCTTTACAAACTTGCCTTTTAATTGGTAAGGAAGATGTTTCGCAAAATGTCCACAATATCATTATTGTAGAGGAAGGAGCTGAATTAAACGTGATAACAGGATGTACAACATCTCCTCACGTAAAATCTGGTCTCCACTTAGGTGTTTCAGAATTTTACATTAAAAAAGGCGGTAAATTAACTTATACTATGATACACAATTGGGGCGAAAACGTACACGTTAGACCTAGAACTGGTGTAAAACTAGAAGAAGACGCCGTATTCATTAACAATTACGTTACTACAATGCCTGTTAAATCCATACAAAGCTATCCAACAGCTTATTGTGAAGGAGACAACAGTAAAGCAACTTTCCAAACAATCGTATATGGTAGTGGTAAATCTAAGTACGATATGGGCTCAAGAGTAGTTCTTAACGGAAAAGGTTCTAGTGCGGACATGATTTCAAGAGTTATCGCAGTTGATGAATCAGAAATTGTTTCAAGAGGTCACCTTGTAGGTGCTGAAAAAGAAGTTAAAGGTCACCTTGAATGTAGGGGTTTAATCCTTTCAAAAGAAGGTAGAATATTAGCAGTTCCTGAATTGGAGGCTACTGAAACCGATTTGGATTTATCTCACGAAGCAGCAGTAGGTAAGATTGCAGAGGACCAACTTATTTATTTAATGTCAAGAGGGCTTACAGAGGATGAAGCGACTTCTTTAATTATTAAAGGGTTCCTTAGCGTGGACATTACAGGCTTACCAGAAGAACTCGCCAAAAGTGTTAAGAATATGATGGACATGACACTTGAAAATGCAATGTAA
- the pheT gene encoding phenylalanine--tRNA ligase subunit beta produces the protein MPTINVDKKDLEYLANLSLSDKLIEDKFPMMGVEVEEIFEEDKREMVQFSINPNRPDYLSIEGLARGFRGFMGIQTGLSKYDIHDSDIEVIVKSNKERPYIAFALVKNVIVDDLILESIINLQEKLHWAIGRDRKKLAIGVHDYDKIEAPFTYDEVEGDAVKFVPLAMAEAGEMTPVEIIEKHEKGQKYAHLIKSKYPLITDKNGDVLSMPPIINGELTKVTTNTKNLLIDITGTEKGAVENTLNIVATALAERRGTIYSVKVIYEEDGKVVDTKTYPNLEPIQMEIDLEFINKKLGLELNFGQVISALRKAGLDAELINKDGNNLLKVYIPAYRNDMLGKVDIVEEIAINYGYEKFNGAKINVHTIGQKNELEVKSTEIKNTMIGLGFQEVMNLTLTNKGILFDKMNLEVGTVEEGCKEYIEVLKPASIEHNVIRTSIIPQLLETLKINKHNELPQKIFEIGDCVIIDEEADETEKCFDTKCKDIRKVAGAIIQPNGNFNEIRSAIDALLREQFENYAIENYVHPSFIKGRCAKILINGEYKGLFGEINPQVIVNFELEHPITAFEIEIDN, from the coding sequence ATGCCTACAATCAATGTTGATAAAAAGGATTTAGAATATTTGGCAAATTTATCACTTTCTGATAAATTAATCGAAGATAAATTCCCTATGATGGGTGTTGAAGTTGAAGAAATTTTCGAAGAAGATAAACGAGAGATGGTTCAATTTTCAATTAACCCGAATAGACCAGACTATTTAAGTATAGAAGGTCTTGCGAGAGGTTTTAGGGGCTTTATGGGTATTCAAACAGGTTTATCCAAATACGATATACATGATAGTGATATAGAAGTAATCGTTAAAAGCAACAAAGAAAGACCATACATAGCTTTTGCACTCGTTAAAAACGTAATTGTGGATGATTTAATATTAGAAAGTATCATCAACCTTCAAGAAAAGTTACACTGGGCAATCGGTAGAGATAGGAAAAAATTGGCTATTGGTGTTCATGATTATGATAAAATCGAAGCTCCATTTACTTATGATGAAGTAGAAGGCGATGCAGTTAAATTTGTACCTTTGGCAATGGCAGAAGCTGGCGAAATGACTCCTGTTGAAATAATCGAAAAACACGAAAAAGGTCAAAAATACGCACACCTTATAAAAAGCAAATACCCTTTAATCACTGATAAAAACGGTGATGTGTTGTCAATGCCTCCGATAATTAACGGAGAATTAACCAAAGTTACAACAAACACGAAAAATCTCTTAATTGATATTACAGGAACTGAAAAGGGAGCTGTTGAAAATACCTTGAATATTGTAGCAACTGCCCTTGCTGAAAGAAGGGGAACCATTTACAGCGTAAAAGTAATTTATGAGGAAGATGGAAAGGTTGTCGATACAAAAACATACCCTAATTTAGAACCAATACAAATGGAAATCGATTTAGAGTTCATTAATAAAAAATTAGGTTTAGAGTTAAATTTTGGTCAAGTTATTTCAGCTTTGAGAAAAGCAGGTTTAGACGCTGAATTAATAAACAAAGACGGTAATAACTTACTTAAAGTTTACATTCCAGCATACAGAAACGATATGTTGGGAAAAGTGGATATCGTCGAAGAAATAGCTATTAATTATGGTTATGAAAAATTTAACGGTGCTAAAATAAACGTACATACAATTGGACAAAAAAACGAATTGGAAGTTAAATCCACAGAAATCAAAAATACGATGATTGGATTAGGATTCCAAGAAGTTATGAACTTAACACTTACAAATAAAGGTATTTTATTCGATAAAATGAATTTAGAAGTAGGTACCGTTGAAGAAGGTTGTAAAGAGTATATTGAGGTTTTAAAACCGGCTTCAATAGAGCATAACGTTATTAGAACTTCAATTATTCCTCAATTATTGGAAACACTTAAAATAAACAAGCACAATGAATTACCTCAAAAAATCTTTGAAATTGGAGATTGTGTAATCATTGATGAAGAAGCAGACGAGACTGAAAAATGCTTCGATACTAAATGTAAAGACATTAGAAAAGTGGCTGGTGCAATAATTCAACCAAATGGTAACTTTAACGAAATTAGAAGTGCAATAGACGCACTTTTAAGAGAGCAGTTTGAAAATTATGCAATTGAAAATTATGTTCACCCATCATTTATTAAGGGTAGATGTGCCAAAATTTTAATAAATGGAGAATACAAGGGGTTATTTGGGGAAATTAATCCGCAAGTTATTGTTAATTTCGAATTAGAACATCCAATAACTGCTTTTGAAATTGAAATTGACAATTAA
- the pscS gene encoding O-phospho-L-seryl-tRNA:Cys-tRNA synthase codes for MENTEKTMIGTEINTDKYKNIKRHLEREMINLNPIQRGGILPTESKKVIYEYWDGYSVCDYCAGRLDQVETPPIHEYLDDASKFFGADITRPTHGARESKYVIMNSVCNRGDYVIMDGNAHYTSFVAAERAKLNIDIAPVEDYPTYRVNPEKYKERIEILEDEGKPIGLLLLTHVDGNYGNVADAKKVGKIAKDKGYPFLLNCAYSAGRMPVNAEDLNADFLAISGHKSMSGSGPCGLLSISNKNEEYSKQILKTSKKNIVKELEMLGCTSRGIPILTLMTSFAHVIERVNNWDKEVKRARWIIDELETFGFKQIGEKPKNHDLIKFETPILDKIAEHDKRKGYFFYEELKRRGIGGIRRGATKEFKMSTFGLTDEQTKYVVDSFKEIIENGKKENKLN; via the coding sequence ATGGAAAATACTGAAAAAACTATGATTGGAACTGAAATAAATACTGATAAGTACAAAAACATTAAAAGACATCTCGAAAGGGAAATGATTAACTTAAATCCGATTCAAAGAGGCGGAATTCTACCAACCGAGTCTAAAAAGGTCATTTATGAATATTGGGATGGATATAGTGTTTGTGACTACTGTGCTGGTAGATTAGACCAGGTTGAAACGCCACCTATCCACGAATATTTAGACGATGCCTCAAAATTCTTCGGTGCCGACATTACTAGACCTACACACGGGGCAAGAGAAAGTAAGTACGTTATAATGAATTCAGTATGTAATCGGGGCGATTACGTAATTATGGACGGTAACGCACACTATACATCTTTTGTAGCTGCTGAACGTGCAAAATTAAACATTGATATTGCACCGGTGGAAGATTACCCCACTTACAGAGTAAATCCTGAAAAATACAAGGAAAGAATCGAAATATTGGAAGATGAGGGTAAACCTATTGGTTTACTATTACTTACGCACGTTGATGGTAATTATGGGAACGTAGCAGACGCTAAAAAGGTTGGGAAGATTGCAAAAGATAAAGGGTACCCATTCTTATTGAATTGTGCCTATTCTGCAGGTAGAATGCCAGTAAATGCAGAAGACTTAAACGCTGATTTCTTGGCCATTTCAGGGCATAAAAGTATGTCTGGCTCTGGACCTTGTGGTTTATTATCAATAAGCAATAAAAATGAAGAATACAGTAAACAAATCCTAAAAACGTCTAAAAAAAATATCGTAAAAGAGCTCGAAATGCTAGGTTGCACAAGCAGGGGTATTCCCATATTAACGCTTATGACGAGCTTTGCACACGTTATAGAGAGAGTTAACAACTGGGACAAAGAAGTTAAACGTGCAAGATGGATTATTGATGAATTAGAGACCTTTGGGTTTAAACAAATCGGTGAAAAACCTAAAAATCATGATTTAATTAAATTTGAAACTCCTATTCTTGATAAAATTGCTGAACACGACAAGAGGAAAGGTTATTTCTTCTACGAAGAACTTAAAAGAAGAGGTATCGGTGGTATAAGAAGAGGGGCTACTAAAGAGTTTAAAATGAGTACCTTTGGCTTAACTGACGAGCAAACAAAATATGTCGTTGATAGCTTCAAAGAAATTATCGAAAACGGAAAAAAAGAAAATAAATTAAATTAA
- a CDS encoding ABC transporter ATP-binding protein produces the protein MLQIEDLSVKTGDKVILKDIHLYIDKGESHVLFGPNGAGKSTLLNTILGNPKYEVVRGNIYFKGHDITDMPMYERAKLGIGISYQSPPSLSGVKLNTLLESITTKEMNKINEMAEKLNIKHFYDRDVNVGFSGGEVKRSELLQIYAQNPELIMFDEPDSGVDVENVELLGGIINHLLDKDKKPSERKKSGLIITHLGYILNFMDVDKAHVLYDGVIACSGSPNEILPEIIKNGYERCVACSRNKKCVVGK, from the coding sequence ATGCTACAAATTGAAGATTTATCGGTTAAAACTGGGGATAAGGTAATTTTAAAAGATATTCATTTATATATCGATAAGGGCGAAAGTCACGTTTTATTTGGCCCTAACGGTGCGGGTAAATCCACACTTTTAAATACCATATTAGGAAACCCAAAATACGAAGTTGTACGTGGTAATATTTACTTTAAAGGTCACGATATAACAGATATGCCAATGTATGAAAGAGCGAAACTTGGAATAGGTATTTCCTACCAATCACCGCCTTCTTTATCCGGTGTAAAATTAAATACATTGCTTGAGTCAATAACCACCAAGGAAATGAACAAAATAAACGAAATGGCAGAAAAGCTAAATATTAAACATTTCTATGATAGGGATGTAAACGTTGGTTTTTCTGGCGGTGAGGTTAAAAGGTCTGAATTATTACAAATATATGCCCAAAACCCTGAATTAATCATGTTTGATGAACCAGATAGTGGTGTAGACGTTGAAAACGTTGAATTATTGGGCGGAATTATAAACCACTTACTCGATAAAGATAAAAAACCAAGTGAACGTAAAAAATCAGGATTAATTATTACACACTTGGGTTACATCTTAAACTTTATGGATGTGGACAAAGCACACGTTTTATATGACGGAGTAATTGCTTGCTCTGGCTCACCTAATGAGATACTTCCTGAAATTATTAAAAATGGTTACGAAAGATGCGTAGCTTGCTCAAGAAATAAAAAATGCGTGGTGGGAAAATGA
- a CDS encoding geranylgeranyl reductase family protein: protein MENSQKYDVIIVGGGPAGFLTAENIKKDLNVLVIEEHQSIGVPLQCAGLLSKQCSKELGNPNGVINKVNGANIFCENHKVTVGDDGQTRAMVYERKEMDKDIAKRALKNNNITLMLKSHGKILNANLDANSKYNIEIKNNLKDEKYLFSPEIIVGADGVKSGIGKSLNMHKKRQIVTGAQIEYTNVSNIDSDFVNVFYDKRYSKNFFTWIIPTGKDRVRVGMCDTSNALHKLNNFINTNENAKEILKGATPVEYSIGAIPIGYSSKSVLKNVMLVGDAVNQVKPLSGGGLYFGAKCAKLCAKTINNYNTNPNADLGYLKVYDDLWKSEIGKEINYGLKMSYLMNKLNNKNIGRILKYVNDKNLVDYINANGKMDEPSIILKKIVEASLFGKKI, encoded by the coding sequence ATGGAAAATAGTCAAAAATATGACGTTATTATCGTTGGTGGTGGACCTGCTGGTTTTTTAACTGCAGAAAATATTAAAAAAGATTTAAATGTGCTTGTTATAGAAGAACATCAATCAATTGGCGTGCCCTTACAATGTGCGGGATTATTAAGTAAACAATGTTCAAAAGAACTTGGAAATCCTAACGGTGTAATCAATAAAGTTAATGGTGCAAATATTTTTTGTGAAAATCATAAGGTAACCGTTGGCGATGATGGGCAAACTAGGGCAATGGTCTATGAAAGGAAAGAGATGGACAAAGACATTGCAAAAAGGGCTTTAAAAAATAATAATATAACTTTAATGCTAAAATCGCATGGAAAAATTTTGAATGCCAATTTAGATGCCAATTCTAAGTACAATATCGAAATCAAAAACAATTTAAAAGATGAAAAATACCTATTTTCGCCAGAAATAATTGTAGGAGCCGATGGTGTAAAATCAGGAATTGGTAAATCCTTAAATATGCACAAAAAACGTCAAATAGTAACTGGTGCTCAAATAGAATACACAAACGTGTCTAATATTGATAGTGACTTTGTAAATGTTTTTTACGATAAAAGATATAGTAAAAACTTTTTCACTTGGATAATACCAACTGGAAAAGACCGAGTACGTGTAGGTATGTGCGACACTTCAAATGCGTTACATAAACTAAATAACTTTATAAACACGAATGAGAATGCAAAAGAGATATTAAAAGGTGCCACACCTGTAGAATATAGCATAGGTGCCATACCAATAGGATACAGTAGTAAAAGCGTTTTAAAAAACGTAATGCTAGTTGGCGATGCAGTTAATCAGGTAAAACCACTTAGTGGAGGCGGTCTTTACTTTGGTGCAAAATGTGCAAAATTATGTGCAAAAACCATTAATAATTATAATACCAACCCTAATGCCGATTTGGGCTATTTAAAAGTTTATGATGACCTTTGGAAATCAGAAATCGGAAAAGAAATAAATTACGGTCTAAAAATGAGTTATTTAATGAATAAATTGAATAATAAAAATATTGGTCGAATTTTAAAATATGTAAATGATAAAAATTTAGTGGACTACATAAATGCAAATGGTAAAATGGATGAACCATCGATAATATTAAAAAAAATCGTAGAAGCTTCCTTATTTGGTAAAAAAATATAA